A stretch of Stenotrophomonas indicatrix DNA encodes these proteins:
- a CDS encoding GlcNAc-transferase family protein, with protein sequence MNLERTIFVQIPSYRDVQLLPTLKDMIGNATSPFLLRIVVCWQHGAEQDLQTFEANGFELTHTASEEGSTVHFLRMHGANIELIDMDYVHSEGCGWARNLAQRRYRGEHYNLQIDSHHRFSGEWDVKMKSLLELLRVRSPKPLLTGYPPSFEPDTYPSGRQEYTAAIIVDSFSPSGVVKFRSVRLPSPAHGEIAFKAKFVAGGFIFSDGSFTQEVMSDPDHFFCTEEIATSIRAFTKGYEFYHPYVPLLWHLYDNHAPKVWDDQSEPPAANSATSMTLEDRSSAALRKTLALVGLLAGSDIEDLGIFGLGSQRTLLQYERYAGINFRLRAVRKESLTVQEPISLSETIEENEWKRSLVYFRAMRVHIFCTTRCPSFPASVLVSSYSSDGARQSTRELSKPEMKALSREGQVEYVDTLRAPLDQLPVRYAVHVRSDDTPTDHQLSIFVEEVLL encoded by the coding sequence ATGAATCTGGAAAGAACCATCTTTGTACAGATACCAAGCTATCGAGACGTTCAGTTGTTACCCACGCTGAAGGATATGATAGGAAACGCGACTTCACCATTTCTGTTGCGCATTGTCGTCTGCTGGCAACACGGAGCCGAGCAGGACCTCCAGACCTTTGAAGCGAACGGATTTGAATTGACCCATACAGCAAGCGAAGAAGGCTCGACAGTCCACTTCTTACGGATGCATGGTGCAAACATCGAGTTGATCGACATGGACTATGTTCACTCCGAGGGATGCGGATGGGCAAGAAACCTGGCCCAGCGGCGCTACCGGGGTGAGCACTACAATCTTCAGATCGACTCGCACCACCGCTTTTCAGGCGAATGGGACGTCAAGATGAAGAGCCTACTCGAGCTTCTAAGGGTACGCTCACCAAAACCGCTTCTAACAGGATATCCCCCCAGCTTCGAGCCTGACACCTATCCTTCGGGAAGGCAGGAGTACACAGCTGCAATCATCGTCGACTCCTTCTCGCCAAGCGGTGTAGTCAAATTTCGATCTGTCCGCCTCCCCTCTCCAGCTCATGGCGAGATCGCATTCAAGGCGAAATTCGTAGCCGGCGGATTCATCTTCTCCGACGGGAGCTTCACACAGGAAGTAATGAGCGACCCTGATCATTTCTTCTGCACGGAAGAGATCGCAACATCCATACGAGCGTTCACAAAGGGATATGAGTTCTACCATCCATATGTACCCCTACTGTGGCATCTGTACGACAACCATGCCCCAAAGGTCTGGGACGACCAGTCAGAGCCGCCAGCAGCCAACTCCGCCACCTCCATGACACTCGAAGATCGCTCCAGCGCGGCGCTACGAAAGACACTCGCTCTGGTCGGCCTTCTTGCGGGATCCGATATAGAAGACTTAGGAATCTTTGGACTGGGCTCACAGCGCACATTGCTTCAATATGAGCGATACGCTGGAATCAACTTTCGACTCCGAGCAGTTCGCAAGGAATCCCTTACTGTCCAAGAACCAATCAGTTTGTCTGAGACCATTGAGGAGAATGAATGGAAGCGGAGTCTCGTCTACTTCCGCGCAATGCGAGTCCACATTTTCTGCACCACTCGCTGTCCTTCCTTCCCGGCCTCGGTGCTCGTCTCTTCCTACTCGTCGGATGGCGCAAGGCAGTCCACCCGCGAGTTGTCCAAGCCCGAAATGAAAGCTCTTTCAAGAGAAGGTCAAGTCGAGTATGTCGACACACTCAGGGCACCGCTAGACCAACTGCCTGTCCGCTATGCGGTACATGTGCGCAGCGACGATACGCCGACGGACCATCAGCTTTCGATCTTCGTTGAAGAGGTCCTTCTCTGA
- a CDS encoding response regulator, with translation MSEYTILIADDHPLLRSAVVQSLRQSLPLAQVREVASAEALATSLDAQPDVDLVLLDLTMPGAHGFSALLHVRGSHPDIPVVILSSNDHPRVIRRAQQFGAAGFIPKSAPAETIGEAVAAVLDGGLWFPAMAAERSEADALLASRLAQLTPQQFRVLLCLADGLLNKQIAYELGLAENTVKVHVTAILKKLECHSRTQAAVLVKALEPEGDARAGMDG, from the coding sequence ATGAGCGAATACACCATCCTGATCGCCGATGACCATCCGCTGCTGCGTTCGGCGGTGGTGCAGTCGTTGCGGCAGAGTCTGCCGCTGGCGCAGGTACGCGAGGTTGCCAGCGCCGAAGCACTGGCCACCTCGCTGGACGCACAGCCCGATGTGGATCTGGTGCTGCTGGACCTGACCATGCCGGGCGCACATGGATTCTCCGCGCTGCTGCACGTGCGCGGTTCGCACCCGGACATTCCGGTGGTGATCCTGTCCTCCAACGACCACCCGCGGGTGATCCGTCGCGCGCAGCAGTTCGGCGCGGCCGGTTTCATTCCCAAGTCCGCGCCTGCCGAAACCATCGGTGAAGCGGTGGCAGCGGTGCTCGATGGTGGCCTGTGGTTCCCGGCGATGGCCGCTGAGCGTTCCGAGGCCGACGCGTTGCTGGCCAGCCGCCTGGCGCAGCTGACGCCACAGCAGTTCCGGGTGCTGCTGTGCCTGGCCGACGGGCTGCTCAACAAGCAGATCGCCTATGAGCTGGGCCTGGCCGAAAACACGGTGAAGGTGCACGTGACCGCCATCCTGAAGAAGCTCGAATGCCACAGCCGCACGCAGGCGGCAGTGCTGGTGAAGGCGCTGGAGCCGGAAGGCGATGCGCGGGCAGGGATGGATGGTTGA
- a CDS encoding ABC transporter substrate-binding protein produces the protein MIRLFVVVVALLLAVPVLAAPGDVRRFPAQGAATAQLRIHGTTDIEVFAEVIADYQRLHPGSEVVYEDIITQGLYARYLRDRSGPASPDLLISSGMDLQTKLVNDGHALPHRSLQTQALPAWAQWRGEAFGISYEPVVMVYNTRSLPAAKAPHTRRQLLDLLRAEGAPLRGKVGTYDIERSSVGYLLATQDAQRGSIAGALLGALGDNAVVREERTGVLLDQVASGQLSLVYNVLGSYAQARIDAGAPLAIVEPEDYTLVVLRTAVIPRTGAHPQEARRFLDYLLSPRGQQVLAREARLMPIVRSDAGGGDAPGRSRRPIQLGPGLLVYLDALKRRQFLDAWRSSVEPAGR, from the coding sequence ATGATCCGCCTGTTCGTCGTTGTTGTTGCCCTGTTGCTGGCGGTGCCGGTCCTTGCCGCGCCGGGCGATGTACGCCGCTTCCCCGCCCAGGGCGCCGCCACCGCGCAGCTGCGCATCCACGGCACCACCGATATCGAGGTCTTCGCCGAGGTCATCGCCGACTACCAGCGGCTGCATCCGGGCAGCGAGGTGGTGTACGAAGACATCATCACCCAGGGCCTGTACGCGCGTTACCTGCGCGACCGCAGCGGGCCTGCGTCGCCGGACCTGCTGATCTCCAGCGGCATGGACCTGCAGACCAAGCTGGTCAACGACGGCCACGCGTTGCCACACCGCTCGCTGCAGACCCAGGCGCTGCCAGCGTGGGCGCAATGGCGTGGCGAGGCATTCGGCATCAGCTACGAACCGGTGGTGATGGTCTACAACACCCGCAGTCTGCCGGCGGCGAAAGCGCCGCACACGCGTCGACAGCTGCTGGACCTGCTGCGCGCGGAGGGGGCGCCGTTGCGCGGCAAGGTTGGCACCTACGATATCGAACGCAGCAGCGTGGGCTACCTGCTGGCGACCCAGGACGCCCAGCGCGGCAGCATCGCCGGCGCGTTGCTCGGTGCGCTGGGCGACAACGCGGTGGTGCGCGAGGAGCGTACCGGGGTGCTGCTGGACCAGGTGGCCAGCGGCCAGTTGTCGCTGGTTTACAACGTGCTGGGCTCGTATGCGCAGGCGCGTATCGATGCGGGCGCACCGCTGGCCATCGTCGAGCCGGAAGACTACACGCTGGTGGTGCTGCGTACGGCGGTGATTCCGCGCACCGGCGCGCACCCGCAGGAAGCGCGGCGTTTCCTCGATTACCTGCTGTCGCCGCGCGGCCAGCAGGTGCTTGCGCGGGAAGCGCGGCTGATGCCGATCGTGCGCAGCGATGCAGGCGGCGGGGATGCCCCTGGCCGCAGCCGTCGCCCGATCCAGCTCGGCCCCGGCCTGCTGGTCTACCTGGATGCGCTCAAGCGCCGCCAGTTCCTGGATGCATGGCGCAGCAGCGTGGAGCCGGCGGGGCGGTAG
- a CDS encoding sensor histidine kinase produces the protein MADARSASAAPGSLRRTLLLYLGALLAVFAVALLFAARDYGQRAANRSYDHLLVSSALSIADSVALVDGQWQVDLPYAALDLLAMAPEDRVFYRIADSRGNLITGYGDLPASPRRPGTQPQLFDAPYSGEIVRFVVVGRSFAAASAQGEVQVQVGQTRRAREAVAQELVTRALLAIGVLSGLLLALVAFGVHRAFRPLVRVERELSRREPSDLKPLDARVPREMDQMVAALNRFMERLSSSNETLRAFMAEAAHQMRTPLAALRAQAQLALDDDDPEDMRRSLQAIERNATHMSRLLNQLLSDASVIHRSHLQRFATVDLAETVHQALHEALPQAGPAPRVQLAMTAEPVQVHGDALLLREAIKNLVDNALKYGGDGPLQIALTAEGGQAVLTIADHGTGIAAADAERVFERFARGEGAPSGGAGLGLAIVKRVVDSHGGQIDLSNRPQGGLVATIRLPRSST, from the coding sequence ATGGCTGACGCGCGCAGCGCAAGTGCCGCCCCCGGGTCGCTGCGGCGCACCCTGCTGCTGTACCTGGGCGCGTTGCTGGCGGTGTTCGCGGTGGCGCTGCTGTTCGCTGCACGCGACTACGGCCAACGCGCCGCCAACCGCTCCTACGACCATCTGCTGGTGTCTTCGGCCCTGTCGATCGCCGATTCGGTGGCATTGGTCGATGGCCAGTGGCAGGTGGACCTTCCGTATGCCGCGCTGGACCTTCTTGCGATGGCGCCGGAAGACCGCGTGTTCTACCGGATCGCCGACAGCCGCGGCAACCTGATCACCGGCTACGGTGACCTGCCTGCGTCGCCGCGGCGGCCGGGCACGCAACCGCAGTTGTTCGATGCGCCCTACAGCGGCGAGATCGTGCGTTTCGTGGTGGTCGGCCGCAGCTTTGCCGCGGCCTCCGCGCAGGGCGAGGTGCAGGTGCAGGTGGGGCAGACCCGGCGTGCACGCGAAGCGGTGGCGCAGGAACTGGTCACCCGCGCGCTGTTGGCCATCGGCGTGTTGTCGGGATTGCTGCTGGCACTGGTGGCGTTCGGCGTGCACCGCGCGTTCCGGCCGCTGGTGCGGGTCGAGCGCGAGCTGTCACGCCGTGAGCCGTCCGACCTGAAACCGCTCGATGCGCGCGTGCCACGCGAGATGGACCAGATGGTGGCCGCGCTGAACCGCTTCATGGAGCGCCTGTCCAGCAGCAATGAAACCCTGCGCGCGTTCATGGCCGAGGCCGCGCACCAGATGCGCACGCCGTTGGCCGCGCTGCGTGCGCAGGCACAGCTGGCGCTGGACGACGACGATCCGGAAGACATGCGGCGCAGCCTGCAGGCGATCGAGCGCAACGCCACCCACATGAGCCGGCTGCTCAACCAGCTGCTCAGCGATGCCAGCGTGATCCATCGGTCACATCTGCAGCGCTTCGCCACCGTGGACCTGGCCGAGACCGTGCACCAGGCCCTGCATGAAGCGCTGCCGCAGGCAGGGCCCGCCCCGCGCGTGCAGCTGGCGATGACGGCCGAGCCGGTGCAGGTGCATGGCGACGCGCTGCTGCTGCGCGAAGCCATCAAGAATCTGGTCGACAACGCGCTGAAGTACGGCGGCGATGGCCCCTTGCAGATCGCGCTGACCGCTGAAGGCGGGCAGGCCGTGCTGACCATCGCCGACCACGGCACCGGCATCGCCGCCGCCGATGCCGAACGCGTGTTCGAGCGTTTCGCGCGAGGCGAAGGCGCACCCTCCGGCGGTGCAGGCCTTGGCCTGGCCATCGTCAAGCGGGTGGTCGACAGCCATGGCGGCCAGATCGATCTCAGCAATCGACCGCAGGGTGGCCTGGTCGCCACCATCCGCCTGCCCCGGAGCAGCACATGA
- a CDS encoding response regulator transcription factor gives MRLLLVEDNPDLADAIIRRMRRSGHAVDWQADGLAAASVLRYQSFDLVVLDIGLPKLDGLRVLAGMRERGDSTPVLMLTARDGIEDRVQALDVGADDYLGKPFDFREFEARCRVLLRRARGQASEVVQIGGFQFDNAAHRVTLDGEPIELPNREYRLLEILVGRLGQVVGKDEIGNGLFGFDDEAGPNAIELYIGRLRRKLAGAPLRITTVRGVGYLLEASDGPADADG, from the coding sequence ATGCGCCTGCTGCTGGTCGAAGACAACCCGGACCTGGCCGATGCGATCATCCGTCGCATGCGCCGCAGTGGTCACGCGGTGGACTGGCAGGCCGACGGCCTGGCCGCCGCCAGCGTGCTGCGTTACCAGAGTTTCGATCTGGTGGTGCTGGATATCGGCCTGCCAAAACTGGATGGGCTGCGGGTGCTGGCCGGCATGCGCGAGCGTGGTGACAGCACACCGGTGCTGATGCTGACCGCACGCGATGGCATCGAAGATCGCGTGCAGGCACTCGATGTCGGTGCTGACGACTACCTCGGCAAGCCATTCGACTTCCGTGAATTCGAAGCGCGCTGCCGCGTGCTGCTGCGACGTGCACGCGGGCAAGCCAGCGAAGTGGTGCAGATCGGCGGCTTCCAGTTCGACAACGCTGCGCACCGGGTGACCCTGGATGGCGAGCCGATCGAGCTGCCCAACCGCGAGTATCGCCTGCTGGAGATCCTGGTCGGGCGCTTGGGCCAGGTGGTGGGCAAGGATGAGATCGGCAATGGCCTGTTCGGCTTCGATGACGAAGCCGGGCCGAATGCCATCGAGCTGTACATCGGTCGCCTGCGCAGAAAGCTGGCGGGCGCGCCGCTGCGCATCACCACGGTGCGTGGTGTCGGCTATCTGCTTGAAGCCAGCGACGGCCCGGCCGATGCCGATGGCTGA
- a CDS encoding OprO/OprP family phosphate-selective porin, with protein sequence MMALAALAAPAFAEDERPVTATVGGRLHLDFATFDNDNRGTPNKDDTEIRRAWVDVSGKFFVVDYKLEADFSGDRVEAKDVYLSRSFGDAGRLTVGQFKQYFSLDDRTGSNYGSFLERGNAGTTLAPLYRLGASWQANPGDFTWAASVYSLESIDAWQVKGRAAGGRVTWAPSPSEGDVLHLGLSLAREAYDNPGGNGTPGLKIRPRPAGHLSDESRLTLVDFSAGRDTDVNKWSLEYAQVRGPLSWQGEFSGATFDDGAQRGDVMAAYGMLSWFVTGESRAYDRKTGRFARVKNIRHKAGAFEVALRYDQMWGAQHLDGAPDLRRGSTEGWTLGGNWYLRDNLRFMLNVIESRNRDRLAGTTVDRTRAVTGRLQFDF encoded by the coding sequence ATGATGGCCCTGGCTGCGCTGGCCGCGCCGGCCTTTGCCGAAGACGAGCGTCCAGTGACCGCCACGGTGGGCGGCCGCCTGCACCTGGACTTCGCCACCTTCGACAACGACAACCGGGGTACGCCGAACAAGGACGACACCGAGATCCGCCGCGCCTGGGTTGACGTGTCCGGCAAGTTCTTCGTGGTCGATTACAAGCTGGAAGCCGATTTCTCCGGCGACCGTGTCGAGGCCAAGGACGTCTACCTGAGCCGCAGCTTCGGCGATGCCGGCCGCCTCACCGTGGGCCAGTTCAAGCAGTATTTCTCGCTGGACGACCGCACCGGTTCCAACTACGGCAGCTTCCTGGAGCGCGGCAACGCCGGCACCACGCTGGCGCCGCTGTACCGGCTGGGCGCCTCGTGGCAGGCCAATCCGGGCGATTTCACCTGGGCGGCCAGCGTGTACAGCCTGGAGAGCATCGACGCCTGGCAGGTCAAGGGCCGCGCTGCGGGTGGACGCGTTACCTGGGCGCCGTCACCCAGCGAGGGCGACGTGCTGCACCTGGGCCTGTCGCTGGCCCGCGAGGCCTATGACAACCCGGGCGGCAACGGCACCCCGGGCCTGAAGATCCGTCCGCGTCCGGCCGGCCATCTGTCCGACGAAAGCCGCCTGACCCTGGTCGACTTCTCCGCCGGCCGCGATACCGACGTCAACAAGTGGTCGCTGGAATATGCGCAGGTGCGCGGCCCGCTGTCATGGCAGGGCGAGTTCAGCGGCGCCACCTTCGATGATGGCGCCCAGCGCGGTGACGTGATGGCCGCCTACGGCATGCTCAGCTGGTTCGTTACCGGCGAAAGCCGCGCCTACGACCGCAAGACCGGCCGCTTCGCCCGGGTCAAGAACATCCGCCACAAGGCCGGTGCCTTCGAAGTGGCCCTGCGCTACGACCAGATGTGGGGCGCGCAGCACCTCGATGGTGCGCCGGACCTGCGCCGGGGCAGCACCGAAGGCTGGACGCTGGGCGGCAACTGGTACCTGCGCGACAACCTGCGCTTCATGCTCAACGTGATCGAAAGCCGCAACCGCGACCGCCTGGCCGGCACCACGGTGGATCGCACGCGCGCGGTCACCGGGCGCCTGCAGTTTGATTTCTAA
- a CDS encoding CitMHS family transporter → MLSILGFGMVITFMYLIMSKRLSPLVALITIPIIFALIGGFAAGIDEMMLEGIKKIAPTGVMLMFAILYFGVMIDAGLFDPLVRIILRFVKGDPMKIVLGTAVLAMLISLDGDGSTTYMITVSAMLPLYQRLGMNALNMTCVTILAGGVMNLTPWGGPTARAATALHVDPADVFVPLIPSMVIACAGVLLLAWYLGLKERRRLGVVTLPKGGSWMDNSVSDDGNTLPTVEDAEDTKRPKLLWVNLVLTLALMSALIIGVLPMPVLFMIGFAIALVINYPNLAEQRRRVVSHAGSVLSVVALIFAAGIFTGILNNTGMVEAMSHSFLAIIPDSWGPYLAVITAVASMPFTFFMSNDAFYFGVLPILSEAAGNYGITPVEMARASLAGQPVHLLSPLVPSTYLLVGLAKVEFADHQKFTLKWAIAISLLLMIGGLLFGLYPFTA, encoded by the coding sequence ATGCTGAGCATCCTCGGCTTTGGCATGGTCATTACGTTCATGTACTTGATCATGAGCAAACGACTGTCGCCGCTCGTTGCCCTGATCACCATTCCCATCATCTTCGCCCTGATCGGTGGCTTCGCCGCCGGCATCGACGAGATGATGCTGGAAGGCATCAAGAAGATCGCGCCGACCGGCGTGATGCTGATGTTCGCCATCCTCTACTTCGGCGTGATGATCGATGCAGGCCTGTTCGATCCGCTGGTGCGGATCATCCTGCGCTTCGTCAAGGGCGACCCGATGAAGATCGTGCTTGGCACCGCCGTATTGGCGATGCTGATCTCGCTCGACGGCGATGGCTCGACCACCTACATGATCACCGTCTCGGCGATGCTGCCGCTGTACCAGCGGCTGGGCATGAACGCGCTGAACATGACCTGCGTGACCATTCTCGCCGGTGGCGTGATGAACCTGACCCCGTGGGGCGGCCCGACCGCACGCGCGGCCACCGCACTGCACGTGGATCCTGCCGATGTGTTCGTGCCACTGATTCCCTCGATGGTGATCGCCTGCGCCGGCGTGCTGCTGCTGGCCTGGTACCTGGGCCTGAAGGAGCGTCGTCGCCTGGGCGTGGTGACCCTGCCCAAGGGCGGCAGCTGGATGGACAACAGCGTGTCCGATGACGGCAACACGCTGCCGACCGTGGAAGACGCCGAAGACACCAAGCGCCCCAAGCTGCTGTGGGTGAACCTGGTGCTGACCCTGGCGCTGATGAGCGCGCTCATCATCGGTGTGCTGCCGATGCCGGTGTTGTTCATGATCGGCTTCGCCATCGCGCTGGTGATCAACTACCCGAACCTGGCCGAACAGCGCCGCCGCGTGGTCAGCCATGCCGGCAGCGTGCTGTCGGTGGTGGCGCTGATCTTCGCCGCAGGCATCTTCACCGGCATCCTCAACAACACCGGCATGGTCGAGGCGATGTCGCACAGCTTCCTGGCGATCATCCCAGACAGCTGGGGCCCGTACCTGGCGGTGATCACCGCCGTGGCCTCGATGCCGTTCACCTTCTTCATGTCCAACGACGCGTTCTACTTCGGCGTGCTGCCGATCCTGTCCGAGGCGGCCGGCAACTACGGCATCACCCCGGTGGAAATGGCCCGCGCGTCGCTGGCCGGGCAGCCGGTGCACCTGCTCAGCCCGCTGGTGCCTTCCACCTATCTGCTGGTGGGGCTGGCCAAGGTTGAATTCGCCGACCACCAGAAATTCACCCTGAAGTGGGCGATCGCCATTTCGCTGCTGCTGATGATCGGCGGCCTGTTGTTCGGGCTCTATCCCTTCACGGCCTGA
- the phbB gene encoding acetoacetyl-CoA reductase, whose protein sequence is MTLRIAYVTSGMGSVGTAICQSLARSGHTVVAGCAPNSPRKANWLREQREQGFDFIASEGNATDWASTTAAFAKVRAEVGEVDVLVNNSGGSRDLLFRQMTVEDWNAVIASNLNSLFNLTKQVVDGMATRGWGRIINIGSVSAHKGQIGQVNYATAKAAMHGFSRALAAEVASRGVTVNTLSPGYIASQAISSFPPDVLDRLAASVPVRRLGRPEEVAGLCAWLASDEASYVTGADYPVNGGLYMG, encoded by the coding sequence ATGACTCTTCGCATCGCCTACGTCACCAGCGGGATGGGCAGTGTCGGCACTGCCATCTGCCAGAGCCTGGCCCGTTCCGGCCATACCGTGGTCGCCGGCTGCGCGCCCAACTCGCCGCGCAAGGCCAACTGGTTGCGCGAGCAGCGCGAACAGGGCTTTGATTTCATCGCCTCCGAAGGCAACGCCACCGATTGGGCGTCGACCACGGCGGCCTTCGCCAAGGTGCGTGCCGAGGTCGGCGAGGTGGACGTGCTGGTCAACAACTCCGGCGGCAGCCGCGACCTGCTGTTCCGGCAGATGACGGTGGAGGACTGGAATGCAGTGATCGCCTCCAATCTCAATTCGCTGTTCAACCTGACCAAGCAGGTGGTCGATGGCATGGCCACGCGTGGCTGGGGCCGCATCATCAACATCGGTTCGGTCAGCGCCCACAAGGGCCAGATCGGCCAGGTGAACTACGCCACGGCAAAAGCCGCGATGCACGGTTTCAGCCGTGCGCTGGCCGCTGAAGTCGCCTCGCGCGGGGTCACCGTCAACACGCTGTCGCCGGGCTACATCGCCAGCCAGGCGATCAGCAGCTTCCCACCGGACGTGCTGGATCGACTGGCCGCGTCGGTACCGGTGCGGCGCCTGGGTCGCCCGGAAGAAGTGGCCGGCCTGTGTGCCTGGCTGGCTTCGGATGAAGCCTCCTACGTGACCGGTGCCGACTATCCGGTCAACGGTGGCCTGTACATGGGCTAG
- a CDS encoding TonB-dependent receptor, with the protein MQTRYLTIAVAIALSAASAHAAEATDATADTALSAQTLDTVSVIGQGETRQVQRITTVDKQVLPPGTSGQKILDRLPGVSVQSNDAFGANEESQTISLRGFDKSRLGYTLDGIPLGDNSYGNYNGLSIARALIAENLAGAELSQGIGSLGVASTSNLGGTIQYFSMDPSTEFGGRASITVGDDNQRRGYLRVDTGDINGFSAYVSGVHQDQDMWAAPYQNQTTRQFNAKAVWNVGDNRFGAFVATSRASQANYAYLSKDMLARGLGYDWNIYAPDWDRAVAAAYCAPGTYNKARCAFSGGVNSIDDAYYQSRALRDDNLYSIEADIRLGEQGRLKLLGYHHENRGQGHWWAPGQPSYPGTDRMLPISIRSTNYTINRDGVTAALSWTLGIHELEAGVWYEQNDHNVSRNFYYISGPFLDDLYLQNPDRRLFNQDFDIRTRQFYVQDRMRFLDQRLTVDVGIKSPKTRMSAKAQPGVETSIASGTLTAKESVLPQLGVGFKLNANNEVFASYAENIAAFVGGGSGGPLQVSPESFAASAGLEPEKSKSLEAGFRTFGEKYQASIAAYNVKFDNRLLSLNPCSSIEVGTRPECVTRFINVGSVKSHGAELTFILKPVDGLQWYNALSWNKTTYEDDYTSGGAIVPVAGKITVDTPQRMASSEISWNRDGFFASLRAKYTGKRYYTYTNDQSVPGVTTFDAGAGYDFGPGMGLRNVRVSLNATNLTNKRYAGQLSSFAPTDPKGTRYAIHASAPRQIFMTVAAEF; encoded by the coding sequence ATGCAGACCCGATACCTGACGATCGCCGTGGCGATCGCGCTTTCCGCCGCCAGCGCCCATGCCGCTGAAGCCACCGACGCCACCGCCGACACCGCGCTGAGCGCGCAGACGCTGGATACCGTCTCGGTCATCGGCCAGGGCGAGACCCGCCAGGTGCAGCGCATCACCACCGTCGACAAGCAGGTGCTGCCGCCGGGTACCAGCGGCCAGAAGATCCTCGACCGCCTGCCCGGCGTGTCGGTGCAGTCCAACGATGCATTCGGTGCCAATGAGGAATCGCAGACCATCAGCCTGCGTGGCTTCGACAAGAGCCGCCTGGGTTACACGCTGGACGGCATCCCGCTGGGCGACAACAGCTACGGCAACTACAACGGCCTGAGCATCGCCCGTGCACTGATCGCCGAGAACCTGGCCGGCGCCGAGCTGTCGCAGGGCATCGGCTCGCTGGGCGTGGCCTCGACCAGCAACCTTGGCGGCACCATCCAGTACTTCTCGATGGACCCGTCCACCGAATTCGGCGGCCGCGCCAGCATCACCGTCGGCGATGACAACCAGCGCCGCGGCTACCTGCGGGTGGACACCGGCGACATCAACGGCTTCTCGGCCTACGTGTCCGGCGTGCACCAGGACCAGGACATGTGGGCCGCGCCGTACCAGAACCAGACCACCCGCCAGTTCAATGCCAAGGCAGTATGGAACGTGGGCGACAACCGCTTCGGTGCCTTCGTCGCCACCTCGCGCGCCAGCCAGGCCAACTATGCCTACCTGTCCAAGGACATGCTGGCGCGCGGGCTGGGCTATGACTGGAATATCTATGCACCGGACTGGGATCGCGCCGTCGCGGCTGCATACTGCGCACCGGGCACCTACAACAAGGCACGCTGTGCGTTCAGTGGCGGCGTCAACAGCATCGACGATGCCTACTACCAGAGCCGTGCGCTGCGCGATGACAACCTGTACTCGATCGAGGCCGACATCCGCCTGGGTGAACAGGGCCGCCTGAAACTACTGGGCTACCACCACGAAAACCGAGGCCAGGGCCACTGGTGGGCACCGGGCCAGCCGTCCTACCCGGGCACCGACAGGATGCTGCCGATCTCGATCCGCAGCACCAACTACACCATCAACCGCGATGGCGTGACCGCTGCGCTGTCGTGGACGCTGGGCATCCACGAACTGGAAGCCGGCGTGTGGTACGAGCAGAACGACCATAACGTTTCGCGCAACTTCTACTACATCAGCGGCCCGTTCCTGGACGACCTGTACCTGCAGAATCCGGACCGTCGCCTGTTCAACCAGGACTTCGACATCCGTACCCGCCAGTTCTATGTGCAGGACCGCATGCGCTTCCTCGACCAGCGCCTGACCGTGGACGTGGGCATCAAGAGCCCCAAAACACGCATGAGCGCCAAGGCCCAGCCGGGCGTGGAAACCAGCATCGCCTCGGGTACGCTGACCGCCAAGGAATCGGTGCTGCCGCAGCTGGGCGTGGGCTTCAAGCTCAACGCCAACAATGAAGTGTTCGCCTCGTACGCCGAGAACATCGCCGCCTTCGTTGGCGGCGGCAGCGGCGGCCCGCTGCAGGTGTCGCCGGAATCGTTCGCGGCCAGCGCCGGCCTGGAGCCGGAGAAGTCCAAGAGCCTGGAAGCTGGTTTCCGTACCTTCGGCGAGAAATACCAGGCGTCGATCGCGGCCTACAACGTGAAGTTCGACAACCGTCTGCTGTCGTTGAACCCGTGCTCGAGCATCGAGGTAGGCACGCGTCCGGAATGCGTGACGCGCTTCATCAACGTCGGCTCGGTGAAGAGCCATGGCGCAGAGCTGACCTTCATCCTCAAGCCGGTCGATGGCCTGCAGTGGTACAACGCGCTGTCCTGGAACAAGACCACCTACGAGGATGACTACACCTCGGGCGGTGCGATCGTACCGGTGGCCGGCAAGATCACCGTGGATACGCCGCAGCGCATGGCGTCCAGCGAGATCAGCTGGAACCGCGATGGCTTCTTCGCCAGCCTGCGCGCCAAGTACACCGGCAAGCGGTACTACACCTACACCAACGACCAGTCGGTGCCGGGCGTGACCACCTTCGATGCCGGCGCCGGCTACGACTTCGGCCCGGGCATGGGCCTGCGCAACGTGCGGGTGTCGTTGAACGCGACCAACCTGACCAACAAGCGCTATGCGGGCCAGCTGAGTTCGTTCGCACCGACCGATCCGAAGGGCACGCGGTATGCAATCCATGCGAGTGCGCCGCGGCAGATCTTCATGACGGTGGCGGCGGAGTTCTAA